From the Paenibacillus tianjinensis genome, the window GGTGCTTCGCGATGAATGGGGTTTTGAAGGGTTTGTCGTATCTGACTGGGGTGCGGTGAATGAGCGGGTGAAGGCGCTGCAGGCCGGGCTGGAGCTGGAAATGCCGTCAAGCGGCGGGATCGGCGATGCCAAGATTGTAAATGCGGTAAACAGCGGTGAGCTGTCCATGGAGACTTTGGATAAGGCTGTGGAACGGCTGCTGGGCTTTATTCTCAAAAGCGTGGAAGGCCGCCGGAAGGATGCCGCCTTTGATGCTGAAGAACATCATGCGCTGGCGCGTGAGGTGGCACGGGAGAGCATGGTGCTGCTGAAGAATGCGGACGGTATGCTGCCGCTTGCCAAGTCCGGTACCATCGCCATTATCGGTGAATTCGCCAAGAAGCCGCGTTATCAGGGCGGCGGCAGCTCGCATGTGAATCCGACGAAGCTGGATGATGCTTTTGCGGAGATGCAAGCCGTTGGCGGAGATGCTGTTAGCTTCTTGTATGCGCAGGGATACGAGCTGGCCAGCGATGAGATCAATGAGCGTATGCTGCAGGAAGCCCGGGACACAGCGGCAAAGGCGGATACGGCCGTGCTGTTCCTTGGCTTACCTGACCGTTACGAATCCGAAGGCTATGACCGCACCCATCTGTCGCTTCCGGCCAGCCATAAGGCCTTGATCGAGGCGGTAGCGGAAGTGCAGAGTAATGTTATCGTTGTGCTGAGCAATGGTTCACCAGTGGAAATGCCGTGGCTTCCGCAGACCAAAGCGGTGCTGGAAGGCTATCTGGGCGGACAGGCTTTTGGCGGCGCGGTTGCCGATCTGCTCTTCGGTGCAGTAAGCCCGAGCGGCAAGCTGGCGGAGACCTTCCCGCAGAAACTGAGCGACAATCCCTCGTTCCTGAACTTCCCCGGTGAAGGAGATAAGGTGGAATACAAGGAAGGGCTGTTTGTCGGCTACCGTTATTACGATAAGAAAGAAATTGAGCCGCTGTTCCCGTTCGGCTTCGGGCTGAGCTACACTGAATTCGAGTACAGTGATTTGCTGCTGGATAAGAGCAGCATCGAAGATACAGATACTGTACAGGTTACGGTTAACGTTAAGAACACCGGCAGCAGACCCGGCAAAGATACGGTGCAGCTCTATGTCAGCGATGTGGAGAGCAGCGTCATCCGTCCGCTCCGGGAGCTGAAGGGTTTTGCAAAAATCGAACTACAGCCGGGTGAGGCACGCGAGGTTTCCTTTACGCTGAACAAGCGCTCGTTCGCCTACTACAACGTGCAGCTGGGCGATTGGCATGTGGAGAGCGGAGTGTTTAACATTCTAGTGGGTGCGTCTTCGCGCGATATCCGTCTTACCGCTCCGCTGGAAGTGAAATCGACAGTACGCCTTGCCGCGAATTTCCACCGGAATACGACGGTAGGCGACCTGCTGGCCAATCCGCTGACCGCAGACAAGGCGAAGCACTACAGCAGCATCTTCGGCCTCGAAAGCGCTATGGAGGATAATCCGGAAATGTTCCTCGCTATGATGAAATATATGCCGCTGCGGGCACTGATCGGCTTCGGCCAAGGCAGATATACCGAGGAGAACCTGGCAGAGGATCTGCGGGAATTGAACGCACTGGCCGGGCAGGAATGAGTTTTGGCCTTCAGTAACAGGAGGTTCGATATAGGCTGAATGTTGCAGCTGACGACAACTCCATGTCTGATGAGTCAGCGGCGGTTGGAGTCATTGTATTTACTGCAATAGAAAGGTTCAATATCCTGAGGTGAATAGCCTTCTATTGTATTTCATACATTAGATTTCCTCGTTTCGGGCTAAATCATCGTTTTCAACCAATTCTAAAATCTATATCGGCATATAGTTGAGCTCGATCCTATACTAAGCTTCTCGGGACATATATCATGCTTCACCCGCAGGCACTGCTGATCGCAAGCAGCAGTGCCCACAACACACAGAGCAGCATTTCTCTGATAACCGGAGAAACGCTGCTCTGTAGTTTTTTCTCTCCATGGTGCCCAGAGGGCTGTCTTGGCTGTCTTTAGAATGACCTGTTCAGCAGAAACTCCAGATTGCGGTAATATACGCCAGTGGCGTTCCAGTCCCGGTAAGCTTCCGGCACCGGAATGCCCGCGGCGTCCGGCTTCGGCTCCAGCCCTCTATATTGTTGACTGACAGCCAACAAATCCCTTATGTATTCCTGCATATATTTGATGCTGCCAGCATCGCCTACGGGACCATGTCCTGGTACAATCTGCTTAGCTCCTAACTTCTCCAGCGCGTCCAGCGCGTTCAGCCAGCTGTGCGGATCTCCGTCTGTGAACAGCGGATGATTCCGGATGGCGATAACATCTCCGGCGAAGACGAGGGAATCAGCAGGGGAGTAGAGAATCGAATCGCATTCCGTGTGTGCCCGCCCAAGGGACAGCAGCCGGACACTTCTTTTGGAGCCATGGAGGGTCAGCTGATGTTCATAGGTAAGCTCCGGATAGGTGACGGCGAGTGTCTCTATCGATTCCCGGATTTCCAGGAGGTAGTTATGTTCACTAGCCAGCCGCAGCCGCTTCTCCTGCTCAGGCTCAGAAGATAGCTTGGCGGCGGCTTCGGCAATGTCCGCTTCCAGTTTCGGCAGCAGCGGCGTCATCCGGGTCAGCCACTGGGGCTGTGTTTCCTGCATCAGCTCCCGGGCTCTGCTGGAAGATACAATCGTTTCGCCGGTGAAAAACTGATTGCCGCGGACATGGTCCCCATGCCAGTGGCTGTTGATGACATAACCGATAGGCTGGTCAAAGAGGTGCAGCGCCGCTTCGCGCAGGTCTTTGCCAGCCTGGGGAGTGTTAAAAGTATCGAAGATCAGCGTAAATCCGCCCATATCCATGATGCCTGCATTGCTCATGGCCCCGCCCTGTTCCGTGGCTATCAGTGCATAAATACCTTCAGCCAACGGGTGAATGCTGAAATGCCGGGAATGAAACATAATTTGACCTCTTTTCATAAGTAATGAATTCATAATATTTCCAATTGTCTTTGTACGTGAGCATAACGCCGTTCGTTTCATCCGGCAAGATTAAAATAATCCAATCCCCGGCTGCCGGATTGTCCAATCCATCTCCAGCACATTAGAGATATAATGTAAGCGCAAACATTCCGGTGCAGGCTATATCTGCTGCATGAGAAGAACTGTGAACCCTATTACCGTAAGGAGTGAAAATAAACAGATGACAAATACACAGCTTCGATGGTTCGCAAGTACAGAACAGGCAGCATGGGTGGAGCAGGAAGCTCCTGGGCCGAACGGATCTGATAAGTCCGATGGCCCTGCCAAGGCCAATAAGCCCAATCTTTCAATCACCGCCGACCAGCATCAGATACTGGAAGGCTTCGGCGGCTGTTTCAATGAGCTGGGGTACGAAGCGCTGCTGACTTTGCCGGAGGAGGAACGGGCCAGGGTGATGCACGCGCTGTTCCACCCGGAGGGAGAGCAGCGCTTCAGCATCTGCCGGCTGCCGATCGGCGCCAGTGATTATGCGCTGGAATGGTACAGCCATAATGAGACCGACGGCGATTATGCGATGGAGCATTTCTCCATAGAGCGTGACCGGAAGTTTCTGATCCCCTATATCCGTGAAGCGCTGGCGCTGAACCCGGAGCTGAAGCTGTTCGCTTCGCCCTGGAGTCCGCCAACCTGGATGAAATCCCCTAAGGCCTACAACTACGGTACGCTGCGCTGGGAACCAGAGAATCTTGCGGCTTATGCGCTGTACTTCGTCAAGTTCGTGCAGGCTTATAAGGAAGAAGGGATCACCATTCATCAGGTGCATGTGCAGAATGAAGTGGTGGCCGACCAGAAGTTTCCTTCCTGTGTCTGGACCGGAGAGCAGCTGCGCGAGTTCATCCGTGACTATCTGGGCCCTGCCTTTGCAGACCATGGATTGGACACAGAAATCTGGCTGGGCACCATCAATGTGCCGGAGCCCTGGGATGAATGGCTAAAGCATAAGTCCAGCGACCATGACGCTTTTGCCGGTGTTGTGCTCGGTGATCCTGAGGCTTACAAGTATGTTAAGGGGGTCGGTTATCAGTGGGCAGGCAAGCATGCGATCCAGCGGACCGCCCAGAGCTATCCCGAGCTGCGGTACATGCAGACCGAAAATGAATGCGGGGACGGGGAGAATACTTGGTTTTATGCAAAATATGTATTTGGTCTGTACCAGCATTATTTTACGAACGGCGTGAATGCCTATATCTACTGGAACATGGCGCTTGCCCCGAAGGGACGGAGCACCTGGGGCTGGGAGCAAAACTCGATGCTGACCATTGAGCCCGGGCAAAACACTGCCATCATCAATCCGGAATATTATGTGATGCAGCATTTCTTCCGCTTCGCTGCGCCGGGTTCGGTGCGGGTGGGGCTTAAGGGACCCTGGAGCGGACATTCGGTGGCCTTCCGCACACCGGACGGCGGGGTAACGCTGGTACTGGCCAATCCCTACAAGGAAAAACGTATGCTGCACTTGGACAGCGGCTCTGTAGAGTATGCTTTTGAGCTGGAGCCGGAATCCTTCCATACGATCGTGCTCGGCCCATAGAAGGCACAACATTTCTGAACTAACGTCCGCTATCCGGGGCGTTAGTTTTTTGCTAATATGAATCCATTCTGCGATGGGCAGACTATGAATACTGAAACCGGGAGGTTAGCTAGAGCGATGTTCACGAAATGGATGATGAAACTGATAGAGCCTTTCCGGCGAAGTATCCGCAATAAGCTGATGCTGACGATGATTATTCTTGCAGTAGTACCGATCGTTACCATCACCGGCCTGGCCGCAGAGAACAGCCGCAGGTCGATGGAGGCTGAGGTCATCAGCACGAATCTCTCCAATATGAAATGGACCGGAATCTATCTCGGGGACCAGTTCGCCCAGCTTAACAATCTGATTTATACCGTGCTGATCAGCCCGCACCTGAGCGATTATCTTGCAAACGCCGAGGAGCCATCCCTGTCCAGCCAATTTGCCGCGCAGAAAAATATTATAGACACTCTGACCAATCTGTTCTACTCCGCAGGCAACCATGTGATCGGGGTGGAGCTGTACTTGAAAGAGTATGACAAGCTGTTCACAATCAATGCCTCGCAAAGTGATATCGAATCACCCGGCGCTATCCCGGCCCCATACAAGCTTCTGTTTGACCAGGATAAGGATTTCATGATTACTTCGGACAGCCGCGATGACAGCAAGTTCCAGCTCGTGCGGAGCATTAACCGGTTTGAGAATCAGGAAAAGCTTGGCGGCATCTCGCTAGGCATCCGCTGGGGGGTACTCGATCAGACCCTGAATCTGCTGGGTCGCGGCAGCGACCATACGGTATTCATTGCCGGTGCGGACGGTGAGGTGCTGTATCAGCCCTGGGGAGACAGCCCGTCCAAGGATACGGTGAGCCGGGTAGCCGGCACGCAGGAGACTCAGGGATATTTCCGCAGTGACCATGGATATGTGTTCTACAATACGATAGATCCGGTTGGCCTTAAGCTGGTCACCGTGATTCCGAACAGCTCGATCAATGAAAGTGCGCTGGCGACGATGAATTTCGGGCTAATTGTCGGGGCGGTCTCCGTCGCCTTAGCTATTCTGCTTGCGGTGCTGCTGGCCTGGCGGGTAGCAACGCCGATTGTCAGTCTGACCCGGTCGATCCAGGGCTTCGGTATGATGAAGGAGCGGGAGATGAAATTCAGCAGCCGCATGGATGAGATAGGCTTCCTGGAGACGAAGCTGTACCAGATGTCGCACCGCATCCGCGAGCATATCCGCACGGAGTATGTGATCAGTCTGGAGAAAAAGAGTGCCGAGCTCAAAGCGCTTCAGGCGCAGATCAACCCGCATTTTCTGCAGAATACGTTGCAGATGATCGGCAGCATGCTGTTCAAGAACAGCCCGGCGGAGAGCTATGGTGTGCTGAGATCGCTCAGCGATATGTTCCGCTACATCATTCGCGAGCCTGAAGACCTGGCCCCGCTGCAGGCAGAGCTGAACCATCTGAATAATTATATGCAGATTCAGCAGCAGCGTTTTGCCGCCCGGCTTGACTACAGCATCACCGTGAATGAGGACACAGCCGGCAGCCTGATCCCGAAGCTGAGCCTGCAGCCGATTGTGGAGAATGCTTTTTTCCACGGCCTGGAACAGAAGACTGGACCCTGGAAGCTGGAGGTCCTGGTAAAGCGTGAGGGACAGAACACGGTTATTATGATCCGTGATAACGGGATAGGCATGCCGCCGGACAAGCTATCGGATCTGCAGGGAAGGCTGCAGCTGCGAAGCGGCGGGCTGTGGACGCACGGTGAGCGGATCGGGCTCAGCAACGTGGCTTCGCGGATTCATATGCATTACGGCGAGCTGTACGGAATCCGCGTGGAGAGCAGTCCCGGAGAAGGAACAACAGTGACGGTAACAATTCCCTTAGAGAGGAAGGTGATGGACCATGCATAAAGTGCTGCTGGTGGATGATGAGAGCTGGAACCGTGATATTGTGCGGACGTTCGGAGCCTGGGAGGCCCTTGGGCTGGAAATAGCCGGCGAAGCAGAGGATGGTCAGGAGGCGCTGCGGCTTGTAAGCGAGCTGACGCCGCAGATTATTATTACCGATATGCGCATGCCCGGTACGGACGGCGTAATGCTGATGAATGAGCTGCATGCACGGTTTCCTGAGATCAAAGTGATCGTGATCAGCGGATATGACGATTTCAAATATGCGCAAAGCGCAATCCGTTACGGGGCAATGGATTATCTGCTGAAGCCGATCGACCCGGCGGAATTGAATGCTGTGCTGCGCAAATGCGTCAAGGAGCTGGAAGAAGCATTCAGTATACCGGGGGGCTACGCTCTGGACCTGGGTGTATCCTTCTCGCTGGCACAGCACAAGCAGCTTATAAAGGTGCATTTCAACGAGCTGAACAGCGAAGGGGTGAGCTCTGTTCTTGATGCCGTCGGCAAGGAATTGGAACAGGCAGGGGCCGGCAAACCGGGAGCTCTCCGGCAGGCGGCTGGTGAAATGCTGCTGCTGCTGAAGGAGCTGATGCACGGCAACGGGCTGGAGGACGACGGACTGGTAACGGAGCTTCCGCAGGAGGTGCTGCAGTCCGGCAGCAGCATGATTGCTTTTCTCAAGGGACTTTATACGGCGGGACTTGAGCAGCTGATCGGCCAGCGGAAGTTCAAGAACAAGCTGAATCTGGAAGAGGTCAGGCAGTACATCGACGCCCATTTTGCTGAAGCGGTGACGCTGGAAGCACTGGCGAGAGCCTTTTTTGTCAGCAAGGAATATTTAAGCAAGGTCTTTAAGCTGGAGTATGGCTGCAATGTCACGGATTATATCCTGCATCTGCGCATGGAGAAGGCGAAGGCGTGGCTGGCGGAGGAGAGCATTCCGATCAAGACGGTGGCAGAGCTGTCCGGATACGAGGATGTGGGCTATTTTTACCGGGTATTCAAGAAGCATTACGGCATCGCTCCGGGTGAAATGAGGAAGCAGGGCGGCGGTTTAAAAATGTCCAATCCCAAAGGGTAATTCCGTCCAATTAAACGCTTTCATAAAATAGATACAATGAAAGCGTAAACAAAACAAAGACATTGGGAGGTCTTACAGCATGAACAAAATGACCAAAGGTGTACTCTGCACAATGCTCACCGCTACTATGCTTGCCGGCTGCGGCAGCAATAATACCAATAATACAGGTGCAGCTAACGATGCTGGCACAGGCAGCAGTGTTGCCAAAAGCGTCACTCTGAAGATGTTCATCGCGCAGCCGCGTTTTAAAGAACAATACGATAATTACATTGCCCAATTCGTCAAAAAAGAGAAGGCCGAGAAAAATATCGACGTTACCGTACAGCTTGAGATGCCGACGGCAGACAACGCTTCGCAGATTCTGAAAACGCGCCTTGCCTCGAACGATGCGCCGGATATTTTTGCCATCCATGCCGTAAATGAGATTCCGTCTTATTATAAAGCAGGATATCTGGAAGATTTGTCGGATCAGCCGTTTGTCAGCAAGCTGCTGGATAGCGTGAAGCCTTCCGTAACGACTACTGACGGCAAAGTGGTAGCACTCCCGCTGGAGACCTTGTCCTGGGGCTACCTCTACAACAAGACCATCTTTGCCAAATACGGGCTGACACCGCCGACGACGCTGACAGAGCTTAAAGCAGTTACAGAAACACTTAAAGCCAATAATGAGACACCTTTTGTGCTCTCCTATAAAGAATCCTGGATTCCGCAGCTGGTGCTGCCGCTGGCCGTCGGGGGAATGGTCAAGACCGAAGATGCGGACTTTGTGGATAAAATGAACAAGGATGAGGGCTCATTCACTGAGATGAAATCAGCAATCTTCGATGTGTTCGATCTGATCAACGAGAATGGTACAGCGAAGGCCACTGAGGTCGGCGGAGACGACGGTGCGGCTGCATTTGCAGCAGGACAGGGCGCAATGTGGCTGATGGGTCCGTGGTACGCCGAAACGATCCTCAAGTCAAACCCTGATCTGGACTTTGGCGTAGCACCGCTCCCGATTAACGATAATGCTGACGCGACGCTGATCAACCTGAGCGCTTCGACTTCACTGGCGGTATCGCCTACGAGCAAGAACAAGGAAGTAGCGCTTGATTTCCTGAACTATGTGCTGGATGACACGGACTCGAACGGCCTGTTCCAGGCGATGAAATTCAATCCGGTAGCTACTGTGCATACTTACGAAATGTATCCTTGGATCGCTGAAGCAACGTCTTATGTAAAAGAAGGAAAATCGGTACAGGACCCGGCTATTCCGCAGTCTGTGAAGGATGAAGTGGGCAAAGGGCTTCAGGCATACTAGGCCGGACAAATGACGCAGGATGATGTGCTCAAAGCGCTCGACAAAGCGTGGAAATCCTACAACAAAGTAAATAAATAAGCTGAAATCTACAGAGCAGGGATGGAAGAACAGAGCGGGGGCTTTGTCTTCCTCCATCCCTGATTTACTTTGCACATCACAGAGGGAGAGGGGCGGAACCTGTGCCGGCTAACCGATATAAATCCATTGTTTCACTGCTTGCTTTTGTCGCACCCGCATTTATCATTTACTCATTGTTTCTGCTGATTCCTACCATTGGGGGCATGTATTACAGCTTTACGGACTGGAACGGACTAAACCGCGATTATTCGTTTATCGGCCTCGGCAATTTCGTTGAAGCGCTGCGTGAAGATCCCGATTTTGTAAACTCGCTGCTGTTCACGTTGAAATATGTGCTGTTCATGATCGTGCTGCAAAATGTCTTCGCCCTTGTGCTTGCCGTATTCATTGAGACCAAGATAAGAACCAAAGGCTTCTTCCGGACGATCTTTTTCATGCCGAATATGATCAGTACGATCATCAGTGCTTTTATGTGGACGTTCGTGTTCTCCCAGGTACTGCCGCAGCTCGCCGAAAAAACCGCCATAAGCTTTCTCGACCAGCTGTGGATCGGGGACCCCAAGGTTTCCTTTTATTCGATTATTATCGTTTCGCTGTGGAACGGTGTCGGCTATATGATGATTATCTATCTGGCCGCCCTGCAAGGGGTGCCGCAAAGTCTCAAGGAAGCTGCCGTCATTGACGGGGCCAGCCCGTTCCAGACCTTCCGCAAAGTGACGCTGCCGATGATTACGCATGCGGTTACGATCTGCTTCTTCCTTACACTGAACGGGGCGTTCAAGGTGTTTGAGGTGGTATACGGGCTTACCGGCGGCGGTCCGGGACGCAGTACGCAGGTTATCACGATGAACATTTATGAAGAGGCGTTCTCCAACAACTTCCGCTACGGGTATGCCAGCGCCAAATCGGTCATCCTGTTCATTATTATTCTGCTCTTTACCTTTATCCAGATCGGCGTCATGAAGAGAAAAGAGGTGGAGGCATGAGACTCAGAAAAAGTGCATCGCTGTTCATTACCTTGTTCCTTACCATCGGGGCAATCATTTCTTTCTTTCCGATCTATCTGGCAATTATCAATTCGCTCAAAACACAAGGGGAAATGTTCGCGTCCTTCACGGCGCTGCCGACGAAGCTGCATTTCGAGAACTATGCTCACGCGTTTAAGCAGATCAATCTGCTGGGCAGCACAATCAACTCCGTAATCGTCTCGGTTATCGGGATTGGAGGCATTATCTTCTGTGCAGCTCTGGCCGGCTACAAGCTGTCCCGGACCAGCGGCAGACTGAGTGCGGCGATCTTCTCGCTGTTCATCGCCTCGATGCTGGTGCCGTTCCACTCCATCATGATCCCGCTGACCCGGATGGCCAAAAACCTGCATGTCAGCGGCAGCACCTACGGTCTGGCTCTGATCTATATCGGTCTTGGCGTGAACATGGCGATTTTCCTGTATCATGGCTTTGTGAAATCCATTCCCCGTGAGCTTGAGGAAGCGGCGCGGATTGACGGCTGCGGTGAATTCCAGACGTTCTTCCGGATTATTTTCCCGCTGCTGCTGCCGATTACGGTAACAATTGCGATTCTCGACTTCCTGTGGATCTGGAATGACTTCCTGCTGCCGCTCCTGATGCTGACCGACTCTACTAAATACACGCTGATCTTATCTACCAATACGCTGTTCGGGGAGTACAATAAGGAATGGTCGCTCATTCTGGCGGCTTTGGTATTGACAGCGCTTCCTGTTATTATTATCTATGGATTCTTTCAGAAGTTTATTATGCAGGGAATTGCCGAAGGGGCAATCAAAGGCTAAGGGGAGAGGACTGGAAAGTGATGAATCAGTTACGCTACGGAGTCGCTTATTACGACGAGTATATGCCCTATGAGAGATTAGATGAAGATATTGCCATGATGAAGGCGGCCGGCATCAACACGGTCCGGATCGCCGAATCCACCTGGAGTACACATGAACCGCAAAACGGAGTCTTCGACTTCACCTCCGTGGACCGTGTACTGGATGCCATGCACGCTGCAGGAATCGGCGTTATCGTCGGAACACCGACCTATGCCGTGCCTACCTGGCTGGTGAAGGAGCATCCGGAGGTGCTTGCCGTAACGGCAGACGGTCCCGGCAAATACGGCGCCCGGCAGATCATGGACATTACGAGCCCGGCCTATCTCTTCCATTCGGAGCGGATTATCCGCAAGCTGATCAGCCGGGTGTGCAAGCATCCGGCAGTCATTGGCTACCAGACGGACAACGAGACGAAGTATTACGGGACCGCCGGGGACAACGTGCAGCTGCGCTTCGTAAAATATATGCGCGAGAAATTCGGCACGCTGGACGTAATCAACGCGAGATTCGGACTGGATTACTGGAGCAACCGGATCAATGCGTGGGAGGACTTCCCCTCGGTGGTCGGAACGATCAACGGCAGCCTGGGTGCGGAATTCGCCCGCTTCCAGCGCGGCCTGGTGACGGAGTTCCTCGCCTGGCAGGTGTCACTGGTGAATGAGTACAAGCAGCCGGGGCAATTTGTAACGCAGAACTTTGATTTTGAATGGTGCGGGCATTCGTATGGCGTGCAGCCGTCGGTGGACCATTTTGCCGCCGCTGAAGCGTTCGATATTGCCGGTGTAGATATCTACCATCCTTCGCAGCATGAGCTGACCGGAACGGAGATTTCCTTTGGCGGGGATATGACGAGGTCCCTGAAGCGCAGCAATTATCTGGTACTGGAGACGCAGGCGCAGGCTTTCCCGAACTGGACCCCTTATCCGGGACAGCTGTGGCAGCAGGCGTTCAGCCATCTGGCCTCTGGGGCGAACATGGTCGCCTACTGGCATTGGCACTCCATTCACAACTCCATTGAGACGTATTGGAAAGGGCTGCTGAGCCATGATTTCCAGCCGAATCCGGTCTATAACGAAGCGAAGACGGTCGGCCATGATTTTGCCCGGTTAAGTGAGTCGCTGGTGAATCTGCGCAAGGAGAACAAGGTTGCAGTTATGGTCAGCAATGAAGCACTGACAGCGCTGGAATGGTTCAAGCTGCCGGATGGAAAAACCTACAATGATGTGGTGCGCTGGCTGTATGACGCCCTGTACCGCATGAATATCGAATGCGACTTTATTCAGCCTTCGTGCACAGAGCTCTCACGCTATAGTCTGATCGTGGTTCCGGCACTGTATGCGGCACCAGATGAGGCGCTGGAGCGGCTGAATGAGTATGTGCGCCAGGGCGGACATGCCGTCTATTCCTTCAAAAGCGGCTTTGCTGACGATACCATTAAGGTGCGTACGTCAGCGCAGCCGGGCATAATCAGCGAAGCCTGTGGGATCCGCTACAGCCTGTTTGTCACTCCGCATGAGGTGCGGCTGCGCAGTGAGCATCCGGAGATCATCGTTGCCGCTGATGACAGTGGCGCCGAAGCCTGGATGGAACTGATCACTGCGGAGGACGCAGAGGTCCTGCTGCATTATGATCATCCGCACTGGGGGCAATATGCCGCTGTAACCCGGAACCGCTACGGCAGCGGGACGGCGACTTATATCGGCTGCATGACCAGCAGGGAGCTGCTCAGCAGTATTCTAAAGAATGTGCTCCAGGAATCCGGATTATGGGGAGCAGAACAGGAGCTGGCATTTCCGCTGATCGTCAAAACAGGTGTGAATCCGCACAACGAGACCGTCCGCTATTATTTCAATTACAGCGATACTCCGCAGACTTTCGTATACCCACATGGTGTTGCCGCGGAACTGCTGTCGGGCAAGGTTATTCGGTCCGGAGAACAGCTTGAGCTTGAAGCCTGGGGTGTAAGGATTGTGCTGGAGGCTGGAAGCTGAAAGTTCAAGGCTGTATGCTGGAGCTGGAAGCAACTACGGGTTGCTTTCTGCGCTGTGATTTGCTAACATACGATGTAACTTAATCAGGTTTGGTTTTCTAGGGTTCCGCGGCGGAATATGGCCGGTCTGGTCCGAGGGAAAACGCACGGATGCCAGATGCTCCGTGTCTACACGGAGGGACAAAAGCCCGGGAGGTATCGTCAATGATGACGATGGCCTTCCGGGCTTATTTTATTGGCGCGGGAGGCTGAGATTAAGAATTCAAGGGAGCGGGAGGAGAAAGTGATGAGCAAGAGCAGTAAGGCATGGCTACAAATCGCAGGCGCCGCCTGCTTCGAGGTCGCATGGGTGATCGGGCTGAAGCACGCATCCGCGCCGTGGGAATGGGGGATTACAGTGCTCGCCATTCTCATAAGTTTTTATGTTCTGATCTCTGCCAGCAGGACTCTGCCAGCGGGTACGGTATACGCGGTATTTGTCGGGCTCGGCACTACCGGAACTGTGCTGGCGGATATGCTCTGGTTCGGGGAGCCATTTCGTATGCTGAAGGTGGTATTGATAATCCTTTTGCTGGCCGGGGTTATCGGGTTAAAGCTGACTACCAGTGACGGGCCGAAAGAACAGATCAAGGAGGTGTCCTAAATGGACTGGCTGATGCTGATTGGTGCGGGACTCAGCGAAATGATCGGGGTGGGGATGATGGCGAAGCTGCAAACGCACCGCAGCTGGCGGACCGTTTCCCTGCTGATATTCGGATTTGGCGCCAGCTTTGTGCTGCTGTCGCTGGCCATGCGGACGCTGCCGATGGGCACGGCTTATGCCATATGGACCGGGATCGGCGCTTCCGGCGGAGCAGTCCTTGGCATGTTATTCTATGGCGAATCCCGGGAGATGCGGCGGATACTCTGCATTGTGATGATTCTCGGTGCTGCAATAGGATTGAAACTGATTGCCTGAGATCATAGAAGATGTTAAAGATTTGGACACCTGTACGATGTTTCGAACGAGACAACATGGTAAGTATATTAAGTATACAATCCAATCCATTCGTTAAGGAGACTTCTCATATGAACAATAG encodes:
- a CDS encoding glycoside hydrolase family 3 C-terminal domain-containing protein, whose amino-acid sequence is MTTNIQHLISQMTLEEKAGLCSGLDFWHTKGIERLGIPSLMVTDGPHGLRKQQSSADHLGLHDSVPATCFPSAAGLASSWDRELIGRVGQALGAECQAENVAVLLGPGNNIKRSPLNGRNFEYFSEDPFLASEMAASHVAGVQSQGVGTSLKHFAANNQEHRRMSVDAVIDERTLREIYLASFEGTVKQSQPWSVMCSYNQVNGEYASESETLLTKVLRDEWGFEGFVVSDWGAVNERVKALQAGLELEMPSSGGIGDAKIVNAVNSGELSMETLDKAVERLLGFILKSVEGRRKDAAFDAEEHHALAREVARESMVLLKNADGMLPLAKSGTIAIIGEFAKKPRYQGGGSSHVNPTKLDDAFAEMQAVGGDAVSFLYAQGYELASDEINERMLQEARDTAAKADTAVLFLGLPDRYESEGYDRTHLSLPASHKALIEAVAEVQSNVIVVLSNGSPVEMPWLPQTKAVLEGYLGGQAFGGAVADLLFGAVSPSGKLAETFPQKLSDNPSFLNFPGEGDKVEYKEGLFVGYRYYDKKEIEPLFPFGFGLSYTEFEYSDLLLDKSSIEDTDTVQVTVNVKNTGSRPGKDTVQLYVSDVESSVIRPLRELKGFAKIELQPGEAREVSFTLNKRSFAYYNVQLGDWHVESGVFNILVGASSRDIRLTAPLEVKSTVRLAANFHRNTTVGDLLANPLTADKAKHYSSIFGLESAMEDNPEMFLAMMKYMPLRALIGFGQGRYTEENLAEDLRELNALAGQE
- a CDS encoding MBL fold metallo-hydrolase, whose protein sequence is MFHSRHFSIHPLAEGIYALIATEQGGAMSNAGIMDMGGFTLIFDTFNTPQAGKDLREAALHLFDQPIGYVINSHWHGDHVRGNQFFTGETIVSSSRARELMQETQPQWLTRMTPLLPKLEADIAEAAAKLSSEPEQEKRLRLASEHNYLLEIRESIETLAVTYPELTYEHQLTLHGSKRSVRLLSLGRAHTECDSILYSPADSLVFAGDVIAIRNHPLFTDGDPHSWLNALDALEKLGAKQIVPGHGPVGDAGSIKYMQEYIRDLLAVSQQYRGLEPKPDAAGIPVPEAYRDWNATGVYYRNLEFLLNRSF
- a CDS encoding glycoside hydrolase family 30 protein is translated as MTNTQLRWFASTEQAAWVEQEAPGPNGSDKSDGPAKANKPNLSITADQHQILEGFGGCFNELGYEALLTLPEEERARVMHALFHPEGEQRFSICRLPIGASDYALEWYSHNETDGDYAMEHFSIERDRKFLIPYIREALALNPELKLFASPWSPPTWMKSPKAYNYGTLRWEPENLAAYALYFVKFVQAYKEEGITIHQVHVQNEVVADQKFPSCVWTGEQLREFIRDYLGPAFADHGLDTEIWLGTINVPEPWDEWLKHKSSDHDAFAGVVLGDPEAYKYVKGVGYQWAGKHAIQRTAQSYPELRYMQTENECGDGENTWFYAKYVFGLYQHYFTNGVNAYIYWNMALAPKGRSTWGWEQNSMLTIEPGQNTAIINPEYYVMQHFFRFAAPGSVRVGLKGPWSGHSVAFRTPDGGVTLVLANPYKEKRMLHLDSGSVEYAFELEPESFHTIVLGP